A single Verrucomicrobiota bacterium DNA region contains:
- the aroQ gene encoding type II 3-dehydroquinate dehydratase: MKIAVLNGPNLNLLGTREPGIYGSVTLTEIESMLRSQCEKFGVELIFRQTNSEGELIDWVQEFRKDADFYIVNAGAYTHTSIALRDALSGAGVPTIEVHLSNVYSRESFRHHSMISAVCAGVIAGFGAHSYLLGLSAALMLKKK; the protein is encoded by the coding sequence ATGAAAATCGCGGTACTGAACGGACCCAATCTTAATCTCCTAGGAACTCGGGAGCCAGGCATATACGGGTCTGTGACTCTGACTGAAATCGAATCGATGCTCCGGTCGCAATGCGAAAAGTTCGGGGTCGAATTGATCTTTCGGCAAACGAATTCAGAGGGGGAATTAATTGATTGGGTTCAGGAATTTCGAAAAGATGCGGATTTTTATATCGTTAACGCCGGAGCTTACACTCATACCAGCATTGCTCTTCGCGATGCTCTATCCGGGGCGGGTGTGCCGACGATTGAGGTCCATCTTTCAAATGTTTATTCCCGTGAATCCTTCCGGCATCATTCGATGATTTCGGCCGTTTGTGCCGGTGTGATCGCGGGGTTTGGGGCTCATTCTTACTTGCTCGGACTTTCTGCAGCTTTAATGTTAAAGAAGAAATGA